A region of Dermabacter vaginalis DNA encodes the following proteins:
- the rimP gene encoding ribosome maturation factor RimP yields the protein MEQNVEKNSSSVKGGQIEQLSKVFEPIIEKHGLVLESLDTQRRGAATLLDVVVDLPEEEIGSADLDTVTDVSRELSALLDADASLIGEGPSTLEVTTPGVFRPLTELRHFKRARTRLLDVEDTSGRTFLGRLEEVEGDELVFDVQKPPHVPRKNAKTPRAEKVPPGPHRMPVSDVARAEIHLEFR from the coding sequence ATGGAGCAGAACGTGGAGAAGAACTCCTCCTCGGTCAAGGGCGGGCAGATCGAGCAGCTTTCGAAGGTTTTCGAGCCCATCATTGAGAAGCACGGTCTCGTCCTCGAATCACTCGACACGCAGAGGCGCGGTGCGGCCACGCTTCTCGACGTCGTTGTGGACCTCCCCGAAGAGGAGATTGGAAGCGCCGACCTCGATACCGTCACCGACGTATCCCGGGAACTCTCCGCCCTCCTCGATGCGGACGCAAGCCTCATAGGCGAGGGCCCTTCGACGCTCGAGGTGACGACACCGGGCGTGTTCCGCCCCCTTACAGAGCTTCGCCATTTCAAACGTGCGCGCACGCGCCTGCTTGACGTCGAAGACACCTCGGGCCGCACCTTCCTCGGCCGACTCGAAGAGGTCGAAGGCGATGAGCTGGTGTTCGATGTGCAGAAGCCGCCGCATGTCCCGAGGAAAAACGCAAAAACGCCGCGGGCCGAGAAAGTTCCGCCCGGCCCACACAGGATGCCGGTTTCCGACGTCGCCCGAGCAGAAATTCACCTCGAGTTTCGTTAG
- the rlmN gene encoding 23S rRNA (adenine(2503)-C(2))-methyltransferase RlmN, translating to MVEKPTPKLDVAKDLSREVVEGEPVRLAPGQLQLRPSRRGKPPAHLADLTLEERVEAVKEMGLPAFRAKQLSTHYFEHFTTDPDDMTDLPKGDRAALVERFFPTLLTKVSQQSADQGMTQKFLWRLFDGSLVESVLMRYSNRVTLCISSEAGCGMNCPFCATGQMGLTRNLSAAEILEQVRIANLLLSRGELPGGEGRVSNIVFMGMGEPLANYRAVATTCQRLNAPTPEGFGMGARHITVSTVGLAPAVRKLVKEEIPVTLAVSLHAPDDELRNELVPINQRFDVDDILDAAWEYFEATGRRVSIEYALIRDINDQAERAELLAKRLIARGGAHWVHVNPIPLNPVKGSKWTASDPWVERTFVETLREHGISATIRDTRGSDIDGACGQLAATVVETDARREDREARVARVEEIARGTGA from the coding sequence GTGGTTGAGAAACCCACCCCGAAACTCGATGTGGCGAAGGACCTTTCGCGCGAGGTGGTCGAGGGCGAGCCCGTTCGGCTCGCCCCCGGCCAGCTGCAGTTGCGGCCTTCGCGGCGCGGCAAACCGCCTGCACACCTCGCTGACCTTACGCTCGAGGAACGTGTCGAGGCTGTCAAGGAGATGGGGCTTCCCGCCTTCCGCGCGAAGCAGCTCTCGACGCACTATTTCGAGCACTTCACGACTGATCCCGACGACATGACGGACCTCCCGAAGGGCGATAGGGCGGCACTCGTTGAACGATTCTTCCCGACTCTTCTCACGAAGGTGTCGCAGCAAAGCGCCGATCAGGGGATGACCCAGAAGTTCCTGTGGCGTCTCTTCGACGGTTCGCTTGTGGAGTCTGTGCTGATGCGCTACTCGAATCGTGTGACGCTGTGCATTTCGTCGGAGGCCGGCTGTGGCATGAACTGCCCGTTCTGTGCGACCGGCCAAATGGGTCTTACGAGGAATCTTTCAGCTGCGGAAATCCTCGAGCAGGTGCGCATCGCGAACCTGCTTCTTTCGCGCGGCGAGCTCCCCGGTGGCGAGGGGCGCGTGTCCAACATCGTGTTTATGGGCATGGGGGAGCCGCTCGCGAACTACCGCGCCGTGGCAACGACGTGCCAGCGTCTTAACGCCCCCACCCCCGAAGGCTTTGGGATGGGAGCGCGCCACATCACCGTGTCGACCGTTGGCCTCGCACCCGCCGTGCGCAAGCTCGTGAAGGAGGAGATTCCGGTGACGCTCGCGGTCTCTCTCCACGCACCGGATGACGAACTGCGTAATGAGCTCGTGCCGATCAATCAGCGCTTCGATGTGGACGACATTCTCGATGCGGCGTGGGAGTACTTCGAGGCGACGGGGCGACGCGTTTCGATCGAGTACGCGCTTATTCGCGACATCAACGACCAGGCCGAACGCGCGGAGCTTCTCGCGAAGCGTCTCATCGCGCGCGGCGGCGCTCACTGGGTGCACGTTAACCCCATCCCGCTTAACCCTGTCAAGGGTTCGAAGTGGACGGCGTCGGACCCGTGGGTCGAGCGCACGTTCGTGGAAACTCTGCGCGAGCATGGGATTTCGGCAACGATCCGCGATACGCGCGGAAGCGATATCGACGGTGCGTGCGGGCAGCTTGCGGCGACCGTGGTGGAGACCGATGCGCGCCGTGAGGACCGTGAGGCTCGCGTCGCGAGGGTTGAGGAGATCGCGCGCGGCACCGGCGCGTGA
- a CDS encoding phosphatidate cytidylyltransferase, whose product MNTRHGRRRAVPSNVPGAAVAVSESASPEVPLAPSATLVSEERLVAEVSERPAPTHSRTSRAGRDLPAAIAVGLALVAVLFGCLYVLPILFTPVVAIAVVIATLEVANALEGARLRVPAIPLLVASVGVVVSAWQYGASGLLVSTIVGALVLIVWRTTEATGLMALRDTVAGIFALLWVPFMASFTILLMAQPNGANKVMFALVVPIMNDTCGYAVGVLFGKHPMAPSISPKKSWEGFVGSLAGGIAAAGLIGHMWLPEIGVWWALAFGAVMVVVSTIGDLSESLLKRDLRLKDMGQLLPGHGGMMDRLDSMLLTAPTLFILLAIVEAISG is encoded by the coding sequence GTGAACACACGTCACGGTCGTCGACGCGCCGTGCCTAGCAATGTGCCGGGCGCGGCCGTTGCCGTATCTGAAAGTGCTTCACCGGAGGTGCCTCTCGCGCCTTCCGCAACCCTCGTGAGCGAGGAGCGGCTCGTCGCGGAGGTTTCTGAACGGCCCGCTCCGACCCACTCCCGAACATCGCGCGCGGGGCGGGATCTGCCTGCCGCGATCGCCGTAGGCCTCGCCCTCGTGGCCGTGTTATTCGGGTGCCTGTACGTGCTCCCGATCCTGTTCACACCCGTCGTGGCGATCGCCGTCGTGATCGCCACTCTCGAAGTGGCGAATGCTCTTGAAGGGGCACGCTTGCGTGTCCCCGCCATCCCGCTCCTTGTCGCGAGTGTGGGCGTTGTCGTCTCGGCGTGGCAGTACGGGGCCTCGGGCCTTCTTGTGTCGACGATCGTGGGCGCGCTCGTCCTCATTGTGTGGCGCACAACCGAGGCGACTGGCCTCATGGCGCTGCGCGATACGGTTGCGGGAATTTTCGCGCTTTTGTGGGTGCCGTTCATGGCCAGTTTCACGATCCTGCTTATGGCGCAGCCGAACGGGGCGAACAAGGTGATGTTTGCCCTCGTTGTGCCGATCATGAACGATACCTGCGGCTACGCGGTAGGCGTGCTCTTCGGCAAGCATCCGATGGCGCCGAGTATTAGCCCGAAGAAGTCGTGGGAGGGCTTTGTGGGCTCCCTCGCGGGCGGCATCGCCGCCGCAGGCCTCATTGGTCACATGTGGCTGCCTGAGATTGGTGTGTGGTGGGCGCTCGCGTTCGGCGCCGTCATGGTCGTGGTTTCGACCATCGGCGATCTGAGTGAGTCCCTTTTGAAGCGCGACCTTCGCCTCAAAGATATGGGGCAACTGCTTCCGGGGCACGGCGGCATGATGGATCGCCTCGATTCCATGCTTCTCACTGCCCCGACCCTGTTTATACTTCTCGCGATTGTGGAGGCCATCAGTGGTTGA
- a CDS encoding GNAT family N-acetyltransferase, which produces MSLLSTLWRRRPADLHPLDGEWLSPAREAMQREAHVSTLASARFEELVAVGRSGSEFTVLVHGTHLRGILWHGVSASVLAPESFDAIDRLARHALSLSTRYSSIVAERSIAMHMWQVMREGMPREREVRGHQPLLEYSAEQTSEPTPTTVVAAKPRDLPRVFPASVAMFREEVGTDPCRGDGGRGYRARVEHLLHEGRTYIACDGERVIFKADLGALFGGVGQIHGVWIDPAYRGRGLAAPFMRETAELIRRDHAPRVTLYVNSFNTRARRAYERAGFIPIGELATVLY; this is translated from the coding sequence GTGAGTCTACTTTCCACCCTTTGGCGGAGGCGCCCCGCGGATCTCCATCCCCTTGACGGGGAATGGCTCAGCCCCGCGCGCGAAGCCATGCAGCGCGAAGCGCACGTGAGCACTCTCGCCTCGGCGCGGTTTGAGGAACTCGTGGCCGTTGGCCGCAGCGGCTCCGAGTTCACGGTTCTCGTGCACGGCACACACCTCAGAGGAATCCTTTGGCACGGTGTGAGCGCGAGCGTTCTCGCCCCCGAGTCGTTCGACGCCATCGACCGCCTTGCTCGGCATGCACTCTCACTTTCCACGCGCTATTCCTCGATCGTGGCAGAGCGCAGTATCGCCATGCACATGTGGCAGGTGATGCGCGAGGGGATGCCCCGCGAGCGCGAGGTACGAGGCCACCAGCCGCTGCTCGAATATTCCGCCGAGCAAACGTCGGAACCCACCCCCACCACGGTGGTGGCCGCTAAGCCACGTGACCTGCCCCGCGTGTTCCCCGCCTCCGTGGCAATGTTTCGTGAGGAGGTGGGAACGGATCCGTGTCGCGGCGATGGCGGCCGGGGGTATCGCGCGCGTGTGGAGCATTTACTTCACGAAGGCCGAACGTACATCGCATGTGATGGCGAGAGAGTGATTTTCAAGGCGGATCTCGGTGCGCTCTTCGGCGGCGTCGGGCAAATACACGGCGTGTGGATTGATCCCGCCTATCGCGGCAGGGGGCTCGCCGCACCGTTCATGAGGGAGACCGCTGAGCTCATTCGTCGCGATCATGCTCCGCGCGTGACGCTCTACGTGAACTCGTTTAATACGCGGGCGAGGCGAGCGTATGAGCGCGCGGGCTTCATTCCGATAGGGGAACTCGCAACGGTTCTTTACTAG
- a CDS encoding DivIVA domain-containing protein, which translates to MSTAFQRAGRFTFGYNVEEVDEFLRRARAAYEGRDGSFQPADVITAKFSTVRGGYDMLAVDEALDRLSDAFALQYRDEAIERDGEEAWIAALTERAEVLQERLSRPAGERFRPAGQGERAYDREDVDHLCDQLHAYFTDGFAMSVDDVRRAAFRARKGADGYQEAVVDVYLDHVADVMASVP; encoded by the coding sequence ATGAGTACCGCTTTTCAGCGTGCCGGGCGTTTCACCTTTGGCTACAACGTTGAGGAGGTCGACGAATTCCTGCGTCGCGCGCGTGCGGCGTACGAGGGACGCGACGGCTCCTTCCAGCCTGCCGACGTCATTACGGCGAAGTTCTCGACCGTGCGAGGCGGATACGACATGCTCGCCGTCGATGAGGCTCTCGACCGGCTCTCGGATGCTTTCGCTCTTCAGTATCGCGATGAAGCGATCGAGCGCGATGGTGAAGAAGCGTGGATTGCGGCCCTCACCGAACGCGCGGAGGTTCTCCAGGAGCGTCTCTCGCGCCCCGCTGGTGAGCGCTTCCGCCCGGCGGGCCAGGGTGAGCGGGCCTATGACCGCGAGGACGTCGATCACCTGTGCGACCAGCTTCATGCGTATTTCACCGATGGCTTCGCGATGAGCGTGGATGATGTGCGCCGGGCGGCGTTCCGCGCTCGCAAAGGCGCCGATGGCTACCAGGAGGCCGTCGTTGACGTCTACCTCGATCACGTTGCTGACGTGATGGCCTCCGTTCCGTGA
- a CDS encoding DUF4439 domain-containing protein, producing MRNARKVLARRGFLAGALAAPFLAGCSGPTRIAIGGREAYTPPPPGIDEIYRTELLEAVTDLAMSLAHAETHGDFPAFLTGPLETHQRALRTGAEQEKAASAEAESSAHSTSPSESAVRGAKEPVTQAMTKTSHDLAALRDLYAHAAIQVSGDFADLCAAGAAWAEQSAIRLAHRAHAAGVNGVKAPEKLSDLKPAREVPEIDPPEPATADLIATPLKDAQIDENFAAYALEVAATRVVESHRDAYVKAANAHAARAEAFAEVAEHLGLDPVAREAGYALPRPLGAKDAAKMRVDVEAQSLANAVELAGLAPFTERATFVRAALESARALEPLQERIAPFPGIDAGEN from the coding sequence ATGAGAAACGCCCGAAAAGTCCTGGCCAGGCGCGGGTTTCTCGCTGGGGCTCTCGCTGCGCCGTTTCTCGCGGGCTGCTCCGGCCCCACACGAATCGCCATCGGGGGGCGCGAGGCCTACACGCCCCCTCCCCCGGGAATCGACGAGATTTATCGCACGGAGCTTCTGGAAGCTGTGACAGATCTCGCCATGAGCCTCGCACACGCCGAAACGCACGGCGATTTCCCCGCCTTCCTCACCGGCCCGCTCGAGACCCATCAAAGGGCGCTACGCACAGGCGCTGAGCAGGAGAAGGCCGCTTCTGCCGAAGCGGAAAGCTCCGCGCACTCCACTTCGCCATCCGAGAGCGCAGTTCGTGGCGCGAAGGAGCCGGTCACACAAGCCATGACGAAAACTTCGCATGACCTCGCCGCCCTCCGCGATCTCTACGCACACGCAGCGATCCAAGTCTCCGGCGACTTCGCCGATTTATGCGCCGCGGGGGCGGCATGGGCCGAGCAGTCAGCCATTCGGCTCGCTCACCGCGCTCATGCCGCGGGCGTCAACGGCGTGAAGGCCCCCGAGAAACTTTCCGATCTGAAACCCGCTCGCGAGGTCCCGGAAATCGACCCGCCCGAACCCGCCACGGCGGACCTCATCGCGACCCCACTCAAAGATGCGCAAATCGACGAAAACTTCGCCGCCTACGCTCTCGAGGTAGCGGCGACCCGTGTCGTAGAGAGCCACCGCGACGCGTACGTGAAGGCCGCGAACGCCCATGCCGCACGTGCCGAGGCATTCGCCGAGGTCGCCGAGCACCTCGGTCTCGATCCCGTCGCGCGCGAGGCAGGGTATGCGCTTCCGCGCCCGCTCGGGGCGAAAGACGCTGCGAAAATGCGCGTCGATGTCGAGGCACAATCCCTCGCGAACGCCGTCGAACTCGCGGGCCTGGCACCGTTTACCGAACGCGCCACATTCGTGCGTGCAGCGCTCGAGAGCGCGAGGGCTCTCGAGCCACTTCAAGAGCGAATCGCCCCGTTCCCGGGGATCGACGCGGGAGAGAACTAG
- the nusA gene encoding transcription termination factor NusA, translating to MDIDMGALRALEREREISMEVLLEAISSALLAAYQHTPHPARDARVEIDSKTGVVTVIARDVDVDGEVEEWDDTPEGFGRVAASIARQVIFQRIRALEDEAVLGEFAGRADDIVSGVIQQGRDARMIQVDLGSVEALLPPHEQVPGESYPHGKRIRAYVVDTRRGPKGPAITLSRTHPNFVRKLFELEVPEIADGTVEIVALARESGHRTKMAVRANIEGVNAKGACIGPMGARVRSVMSELEGEKIDIVDFDDNPATYVSNALSPARVASVVVTDEVNRQVRAVVPENQLSLAIGKEGQNARLAAKLTGWRIDIRTEGQEG from the coding sequence ATGGATATCGATATGGGAGCGCTTCGCGCGCTCGAACGCGAACGCGAGATAAGCATGGAGGTACTCCTCGAGGCGATCTCGAGTGCCCTTCTTGCCGCCTATCAGCACACGCCTCACCCCGCGCGCGACGCACGAGTCGAGATCGACTCGAAAACGGGCGTCGTGACGGTCATTGCCCGCGATGTCGATGTCGATGGCGAAGTCGAGGAGTGGGATGACACCCCGGAGGGCTTCGGTCGCGTCGCCGCGTCGATTGCACGTCAGGTGATTTTCCAGCGCATTCGTGCGCTCGAGGATGAGGCCGTTCTCGGTGAGTTCGCCGGTCGCGCCGACGACATCGTCTCGGGAGTGATCCAGCAAGGGCGCGATGCCCGCATGATCCAGGTCGACCTGGGGAGCGTCGAAGCCCTCCTTCCGCCCCACGAGCAGGTGCCCGGTGAAAGCTACCCCCACGGCAAGCGTATTCGCGCCTATGTCGTTGATACGCGCCGCGGCCCGAAGGGGCCCGCGATCACGCTTTCGCGCACCCACCCGAATTTCGTGCGCAAACTCTTCGAACTCGAGGTTCCCGAAATTGCCGACGGCACGGTTGAGATCGTGGCGCTTGCGCGCGAGTCGGGCCACCGCACGAAGATGGCGGTGCGGGCCAACATCGAGGGCGTCAACGCCAAGGGCGCGTGCATTGGCCCCATGGGAGCGCGCGTGCGCTCAGTCATGAGCGAACTCGAAGGCGAAAAGATCGACATCGTGGATTTCGATGACAATCCCGCCACGTACGTGAGCAACGCGCTTAGCCCCGCGCGAGTGGCCTCGGTCGTGGTCACCGACGAGGTCAATCGCCAGGTTCGCGCAGTTGTGCCCGAGAACCAACTTTCGCTCGCGATCGGCAAGGAAGGCCAAAATGCACGCCTTGCCGCGAAGCTCACGGGCTGGCGGATCGACATCCGCACCGAGGGGCAGGAAGGCTGA
- a CDS encoding proline--tRNA ligase: protein MLRMSSSFIRTLREDPAEAEFASHKLLVRAGYIRRTAPGIYTWLPLGLKVLRKVEAIVREEMDAAGSHEILFPALLPREPYEETNRWSEYGDNLFRLKDRKGADMLLGPTHEEMFTLAVKDLFTSYKDLPISLYQVQTKYRDEARPRAGLLRVREFVMKDAYSFDINDEGLERSYMIMREAYQRVFERLGLEIVIAKADAGAMGGSRSEEFLHPTPVGEDTFALSPAGYAANVEAVTTVAGEALDAEAIAALPAAREIETPGATTIDALVRFLNENAPREDSRAWEATDTLKALVYIEKTPEGEESPLLIMIPGDRQADEKRLETALAPNEVRPFTEADFEKYPAVKKGYIGPQGWGLEANGYRLLLDPRAVDGTTWVTGANREGEHTLGVVAGRDFVGDGFAEVAEVRDGDPSPDGSGPLTLTRGMEMGHIFQLGRKYAEALGLKVLDENGKQQVVTMGSYGIGVTRAVAAIAETSHDEKGLAWPRAIAPLDVHVLATGKNQDVFDKAEEIASALESEGFDVLFDDRPKVSPGVKFKDAELLGLPTTVVVGRGLEKGVVEVRDRQSGESREVPVESALEEILKDLRG, encoded by the coding sequence ATGCTTCGCATGTCATCGAGCTTCATTCGCACGCTTCGAGAGGACCCGGCCGAAGCCGAGTTCGCGAGCCACAAACTGCTCGTGCGCGCCGGCTACATTCGCCGCACGGCCCCCGGTATTTACACGTGGCTTCCGCTGGGACTCAAGGTCCTTCGGAAGGTCGAAGCGATCGTGCGCGAAGAGATGGATGCGGCCGGCAGCCACGAGATTCTCTTCCCCGCGCTTCTTCCGCGCGAGCCGTACGAGGAAACGAACCGCTGGAGCGAATACGGCGATAACCTCTTCCGGCTCAAGGACCGCAAGGGCGCCGACATGCTTCTCGGCCCCACCCACGAGGAAATGTTTACCCTCGCGGTGAAAGATCTCTTCACGTCCTACAAGGACCTACCAATCTCCCTCTATCAGGTGCAAACGAAGTACCGCGACGAGGCTCGCCCGCGTGCGGGTCTTCTTCGCGTTCGCGAGTTCGTGATGAAAGACGCCTACAGCTTTGACATCAACGACGAGGGCCTCGAGCGCTCCTACATGATCATGCGCGAGGCCTACCAGCGTGTGTTCGAGCGCCTCGGACTCGAGATCGTCATCGCTAAGGCCGATGCGGGTGCGATGGGTGGTTCACGCTCCGAGGAGTTCCTTCATCCGACCCCCGTAGGCGAGGATACGTTCGCGCTCAGTCCCGCGGGGTACGCGGCCAACGTGGAGGCCGTGACGACGGTCGCCGGTGAAGCTCTCGATGCGGAGGCCATTGCAGCACTCCCTGCCGCTCGCGAGATTGAGACGCCCGGTGCCACGACGATCGACGCGCTCGTGCGGTTCCTCAACGAGAACGCGCCGCGAGAAGACTCTCGAGCCTGGGAAGCGACCGACACCCTCAAGGCGCTCGTGTACATCGAAAAGACCCCCGAAGGTGAAGAATCCCCGCTGCTGATCATGATCCCCGGTGATCGCCAGGCGGATGAGAAACGCCTCGAGACCGCGCTCGCCCCGAACGAGGTGCGTCCCTTCACCGAAGCGGACTTCGAGAAGTATCCGGCGGTGAAAAAGGGCTACATCGGCCCGCAGGGGTGGGGGCTTGAGGCCAATGGCTATCGCCTCCTGCTCGATCCGCGTGCCGTGGACGGCACGACGTGGGTGACGGGCGCGAATCGCGAAGGCGAGCACACGCTCGGTGTTGTGGCCGGTCGCGACTTCGTAGGCGACGGCTTCGCCGAGGTCGCCGAGGTACGCGACGGTGATCCGTCACCGGACGGTTCGGGCCCGCTCACGCTCACGCGCGGTATGGAAATGGGGCACATCTTCCAGCTTGGCCGCAAATACGCCGAGGCGCTTGGTCTCAAGGTTCTCGACGAGAACGGCAAGCAGCAGGTCGTAACGATGGGCTCCTACGGCATCGGCGTGACGCGTGCCGTTGCCGCCATCGCGGAGACCTCTCACGACGAGAAAGGCCTCGCATGGCCGCGCGCGATCGCGCCGCTCGACGTGCACGTCCTCGCGACCGGCAAGAACCAGGACGTGTTTGACAAAGCGGAGGAGATTGCCTCGGCGCTTGAATCAGAGGGCTTTGACGTGCTCTTCGACGACCGCCCGAAGGTCTCACCCGGCGTGAAGTTTAAGGATGCTGAGCTGCTCGGCCTCCCCACAACCGTCGTCGTAGGCCGTGGCCTCGAGAAGGGAGTTGTGGAAGTGCGTGACCGCCAAAGTGGCGAGAGCCGAGAGGTTCCGGTGGAGAGCGCGCTCGAAGAGATCCTCAAGGATCTGCGCGGGTAG
- a CDS encoding YlxR family protein, protein MGCRKSGDRHTMIRVVREGGGASLTLVVDPSGSAHGRGAWVHPDRACIAFALTRGGFQRSFRAPVDVAALAKEGTLERACEAMTHPNWGAEPHLEAG, encoded by the coding sequence GTGGGATGCCGGAAATCCGGTGATCGCCACACCATGATCCGCGTGGTCCGTGAGGGCGGGGGAGCATCCCTGACCCTCGTTGTTGACCCGAGCGGAAGTGCCCACGGGCGCGGAGCTTGGGTTCATCCGGACCGCGCATGCATTGCTTTCGCTCTCACGCGCGGCGGCTTCCAGCGTTCTTTTCGGGCGCCGGTCGACGTTGCGGCTCTCGCGAAGGAGGGAACTCTCGAGAGGGCATGTGAAGCGATGACTCACCCCAACTGGGGTGCCGAACCACATTTGGAAGCGGGATAA
- a CDS encoding M50 family metallopeptidase, protein MVLLYVLGICLMVAGLGLSIALHEIGHLVPAKRFGVRVTQYMIGFGPTLFSRVKGETEYGIKAIPLGGYIRMIGMFPPHKGEDPNVIREDSTGFFQQMSEEAKGWDSSQYSAEDRHRTFVSLSAPKKLVVMLGGPTMNLLISIVLTAIVLSGFGLPNVTSEVDAVSRCVVPATAPKDASCEGMPEAPAYAAGIRPGDVITSVDGTEVANFHAMSTLIREHPNESIEIGLVRDGREMVVKATPVANEVVARDAEGAPVKKADGTYATVEAGFLGVTGTQELTPRPLTEVPGAVWEQFAGTAKVVVTLPVRVWDIGKAVFSSEERDQNGPMGVVGVSRLAGEIVSHDSPSFSLKEKAWTFLSMLGSLNMALFVFNLVPLMPLDGGHVASALYEAARRRLAKLRGKPDPGPVDASRMLPVTNVIALAFILMSVLLIYADIVKPVTLFR, encoded by the coding sequence ATGGTCCTTTTGTATGTGCTCGGCATCTGTTTGATGGTTGCCGGGCTCGGGCTCTCGATCGCCCTTCACGAGATCGGGCACCTCGTTCCAGCGAAGCGCTTCGGCGTGCGTGTCACCCAGTACATGATCGGGTTTGGCCCCACTCTTTTTTCGCGTGTGAAGGGCGAGACCGAGTACGGGATCAAGGCGATCCCACTCGGCGGCTACATTCGCATGATCGGAATGTTTCCCCCGCACAAGGGCGAGGATCCGAACGTGATCCGCGAGGATTCCACGGGCTTTTTCCAACAGATGAGCGAGGAAGCGAAGGGGTGGGACTCGAGCCAGTACTCGGCCGAAGATCGCCACCGCACGTTCGTGTCCTTGAGCGCTCCGAAGAAGCTCGTCGTGATGCTTGGCGGGCCCACGATGAACCTCCTTATTTCGATCGTTCTCACGGCGATCGTGCTGAGCGGCTTCGGGCTGCCAAACGTGACCTCGGAAGTGGACGCGGTGTCACGGTGCGTCGTTCCCGCGACCGCGCCCAAGGATGCGTCCTGCGAGGGGATGCCCGAGGCGCCCGCGTACGCGGCGGGTATCCGCCCCGGTGACGTGATTACGTCGGTAGACGGGACCGAGGTCGCGAACTTTCACGCCATGAGCACGCTCATCCGGGAGCACCCGAACGAAAGCATCGAGATCGGCCTTGTGCGTGACGGCAGGGAGATGGTCGTGAAGGCTACCCCCGTGGCGAACGAGGTCGTCGCACGGGATGCGGAGGGTGCGCCGGTGAAGAAGGCCGACGGTACCTACGCCACGGTCGAGGCCGGATTCCTTGGCGTGACCGGCACGCAAGAACTCACGCCGAGGCCACTTACCGAGGTCCCAGGAGCCGTATGGGAGCAGTTCGCGGGTACCGCGAAGGTTGTCGTGACGTTGCCCGTGCGCGTATGGGACATCGGCAAGGCTGTCTTCAGTAGCGAAGAACGCGACCAAAACGGCCCCATGGGCGTTGTGGGAGTGAGCAGGCTCGCGGGAGAGATCGTCTCTCATGACTCGCCGAGCTTCTCGCTCAAGGAGAAAGCCTGGACATTCCTCTCGATGCTCGGCTCGCTCAACATGGCCCTTTTCGTGTTCAACCTCGTGCCGCTCATGCCGCTCGATGGCGGCCATGTTGCTTCCGCACTCTACGAGGCGGCCCGCCGGCGCCTTGCGAAGCTACGCGGCAAGCCTGATCCCGGTCCAGTTGATGCTTCGCGCATGCTGCCCGTCACGAACGTGATCGCGCTAGCCTTTATCCTCATGAGCGTGCTGCTGATCTATGCCGACATCGTGAAGCCGGTGACCCTGTTCCGGTGA
- a CDS encoding GTP pyrophosphokinase, whose protein sequence is MSEPLTLSGIAPSPSIAYLRALIGEGETLREEIEGDADRLMQIVREKLEGFLMPYEFGLKEILTKIEILSGEWDVTTPHNPIEHVKTRVKSMDSLLGKLVRTGCPPDLEEIRHRIRDIGGARITCSYVQDCYLVAHALASQPDITLLEEKDYIANVKPSGYRSLHLILEVPVFLSTRTIDVPIEVQIRTIAMDFWASAEHELKYKYKGELPAEMRAKLVQIAATAASLDEQMGIVREQIEGPSLPTRDNA, encoded by the coding sequence ATGTCTGAGCCGCTCACGCTTTCGGGTATCGCACCGTCGCCCTCAATCGCGTACTTGCGGGCCCTCATCGGCGAGGGAGAAACGCTGCGCGAAGAGATCGAAGGCGATGCCGACCGGCTCATGCAAATTGTTCGCGAGAAACTCGAGGGATTCCTCATGCCCTACGAGTTCGGCCTGAAGGAAATCCTCACGAAGATCGAAATTCTCTCGGGCGAGTGGGATGTCACGACCCCACACAACCCCATCGAGCACGTGAAAACGCGCGTCAAGTCCATGGACTCGCTGCTCGGCAAACTCGTTCGCACCGGGTGCCCGCCCGATCTCGAGGAGATTCGCCACCGCATCCGCGATATCGGTGGGGCGCGCATTACCTGCAGCTATGTGCAAGATTGCTACCTCGTCGCCCACGCGCTTGCTTCGCAACCCGACATCACCCTTCTCGAGGAAAAGGACTACATCGCGAACGTCAAGCCAAGCGGCTACCGTTCCCTCCACCTCATTCTCGAGGTTCCCGTGTTCCTCTCGACCCGCACGATCGATGTACCGATAGAGGTGCAAATCCGCACGATCGCCATGGACTTTTGGGCGAGCGCCGAACACGAGCTCAAGTACAAATACAAGGGTGAGTTACCCGCCGAGATGCGCGCAAAGCTCGTCCAGATCGCCGCCACCGCCGCAAGCCTCGACGAACAAATGGGGATCGTGCGCGAGCAGATCGAGGGCCCCTCACTGCCCACCCGTGACAACGCCTAG